In the Methermicoccus shengliensis DSM 18856 genome, CTGGTGCCCTTCTCGTGCGCGAGGCTGGAGGGATGATTACGGACGAGCGTGCTCGTCAGCTCGCGGGCGATGTAAATGTGGGCACGAGGCTCAGAATCGTGTCCGCATGTGCTCCCCTTCACGGGCAGCTCATGAAGAGAATAGCCGAGGTGGGTGTGTGAAGGCGTGCATCATGTGTGGAGGAGCGGGCACGAGGCTCAGGCCCCTCACGTTTGAGCGGCCCAAGCCAGCGATTCCCCTGCTCAACAAGCCCTCCATCGCAAGGCTCGTGGAGTTTCTCTCAGACAAGGGATTCACAGATATCGTTATCACACTCGGGTACATGGGAAGGCACATCGAGGAGGTGCTGGGCAATGGCAGCCTGTTTGGGGTGCACATCGAGTACGTGTATGAGAGGGAAAAGCTGGGAACGGCTGGCAGCGTGAAGAACGCACAGGAGCTGCTCGAGGGTGAGAGCTTCCTCGTGGTGGGGGGAGACCACGTGATGGATCTCAACCTGCGACAGCTCTACCGCTTCCACACTTCTCATGATGCACTGCTCACCGTGGGTCTGGTGTGCAGCGATGACCCAAGACAGTTTGGAATAGTGGACATGACCATAGACAGCACCATCACGAGGTTCAAGGAAAAGCCCCAGGTGGGGGAGATATTCTCCAACCTCGCGAGCACTGGAATATACGCCTGTGACCCCGAGCTTTTGGATATGATTCCAGAGGGCAGAAAGTTCGACTTTGCATACGACCTGTTTCCCATGCTCATAGAAGAGGGGCACATGAAGGGTTATCTCG is a window encoding:
- a CDS encoding nucleotidyltransferase family protein encodes the protein MKACIMCGGAGTRLRPLTFERPKPAIPLLNKPSIARLVEFLSDKGFTDIVITLGYMGRHIEEVLGNGSLFGVHIEYVYEREKLGTAGSVKNAQELLEGESFLVVGGDHVMDLNLRQLYRFHTSHDALLTVGLVCSDDPRQFGIVDMTIDSTITRFKEKPQVGEIFSNLASTGIYACDPELLDMIPEGRKFDFAYDLFPMLIEEGHMKGYLVSGHWTDVGSPEAYREASRWMLEGLSETVIEGGLRTEGARLSGKLVIGSNVSIGSHTSIVGPVVIGPDTTIGEGVLIGPYTTIGSGCTVGDGAKVLSSYIYDEVSLGERTNVFGSIIDCCTSVGRACSLETGSVIGPRVVLEDDVVVHSNVRIWPDLLVSRGRVVSADLYNENYEVSTNGS